The genomic stretch CGGTCATGACGTCGGCGACGCTCACGCCCTTGCCGCCCTCTTTCCAGCCGCCTTCCAGCTGGTGCGCCGCAACGGCCCCGCCCCACAGAAAATCTGCTTTAAATCCTGACATTCGCTTTCCCTCATTCTGCGTTATTTTCTGCAAAAACAATTACAGAAACCGGTTTCAGTTCGATGATGTGCAAAGGGCATAGCTGTTGCAAGCAGTTCTCAGAAACCGGTTTCATTTTCGTGAACAGAGTCAAGTTTGGCTGCATTCACGAAGTACACAGAAAAAAAGATCCCCACGTCCAGAATAGGCTCGCAAACGTTTGCCTGGACTGTTAGAATTGCGCCGATTTTTCTTACTAGCTATGCAATCGCGTGGGGATTTAAGCCGTGACCAACAAAACTTCTCTCAGCTACAAAGATGCCGGTGTTGATATTGACGCAGGTAATGCGCTGGTTGACCGAATCAAAGGTGTGGTGAAAAAAACCCGCCGCCCGGAAGTGATGGGTGGTCTGGGTGGATTCGGCGCACTGTGCGCGCTGCCGCAAAAATATCGTGAACCTGTTCTGGTCTCGGGTACTGACGGTGTAGGCACCAAACTGCGCCTGGCGATGGATTTAAAACGTCACGACACGATCGGTATCGATCTGGTCGCGATGTGCGTGAATGACCTGGTGGTTCAGGGCGCAGAGCCGCTGTTCTTCCTCGATTACTTCGCGACCGGCAAACTGGACGTGGATACCGCTGCCAGCGTGATTAACGGTATCGCCGAAGGCTGTCTGCAGTCCGGCTGTGCGCTGGTCGGTGGTGAAACCGCAGAAATGCCGGGCATGTATCACGGCGAAGATTATGACGTCGCGGGCTTCTGCGTCGGCGTAGTAGAAAAATCAGAAATTATCGACGGCAGCAAAGTGGCCGATGGCGATGTGCTGATCGCGCTGGCTTCCAGCGGCCCGCACTCCAACGGCTACTCCCTGGTGCGTAAAATCCTCGAAGTGAGCGGTTGCGACCCGCTGACCACCGAGCTTGACGGTAAACCGCTGGCTGACCATCTGCTGGCGCCGACCCGCATCTACGTGAAAAACGTGCTTGAGCTTATCGAGAACGTCGACGTTCACGCTATCGCTCACCTGACCGGCGGCGGCTTCTGGGAAAACATCCCGCGCGTCCTGCCGGACAACACCCAGGCGGTGATCGACGAATCCTCATGGCAGTGGCCAGCCGTGTTTAACTGGCTGCAGACCGCGGGCAACGTGAGCTCTCACGAAATGTACCGCACCTTTAACTGCGGCGTTGGCATGGTTATCGCCCTGCCGGAAAGCGAAGCGGATAAAGCGGTTAAGCTGCTGACTGAAAAAGGTGAAAACGCGTGGAAAATCGGTACGATTAAAGCTTCCGATTCCGAACAGCGTGTGGTCATTGAATGAAAAACATCGTGGTGCTCATTTCCGGCAACGGAAGCAATTTGCAGGCCATCATAGACGCCTGCAAACAGAAGAAAATCAATGGCACCATTCGGGCAGTTTTCAGCAACAAGGCCGACGCGTTCGGCCTTGAGCGCGCGCGGGAAGCGAACATTCCCGCGCACGCGCTGGAAGCCAGCCAGTTCGCCGGGCGTGAAGCCTTTGACCGCGAGCTGGTTCAGGAGATTGATGCCTACGCGCCGGACGTGGTCGTGCTGGCGGGCTATATGCGTATTCTAAGCCCGGCCTTCGTCGAACACTTCGCCGGACGTCTGCTGAATATCCACCCTTCCCTGCTGCCGAAATATCCCGGCCTGCACACCCATCGTCAGGTTCTGGAAAACGGCGATGAGGAGCACGGCACCTCCGTGCATTTCGTTACCGACGAGCTGGACGGCGGCCCGGTGATACTTCAGGCCAAAGTTCCGGTCTTTGACGGCGACAGCGAAGAAGACGTGACCGAACGCGTGCAGACCCAGGAACACGCCATTTACCCGCTGGTGGTCAGCTGGTTTGTCGACGGGCGTCTCGAGATGCGCGACGGCGCAGCCTGGCTGGACGGCGTGAAGTTACCCCCGCAGGGTTATGCGGCGGAAGAGTAGTTTGCTATGTCGGGTGGCGCTGCTGCGCTTACCCGACCTGTTCATTGCATTACCCGATATTCCCTTCTCCAACCTTCTAAAATCCCCAACAAAAAAAATAACTGTCATACTTTTCTGGCACTGTTGGACATATCGTGGAAATGCTCGCCATAATAAGGACGAGACGGATTTACCACGTCCTGTGATTGAACTGGAGTGTGAGCTGTAATGGGTCAGGAAAAGTTATATATCGAGAAAGAGCTAAGCTGGTTAGCATTCAACGAACGTGTACTCCAGGAAGCGGCAGACAAAAGTAACCCGCTGATCGAGCGCATGCGTTTTTTGGGCATTTATTCCAACAACCTGGATGAGTTCTACAAGGTTCGCTTTGCCGAGCTGAAAAGACGCATCATCATCAGCGAAGAACAGGGCTTAAACTCGCACTCGCGGCATTTACTGGGTAAAATCCAGTCCCGCGTGCTGAAAGCCGATCAGGAATTTGACGGCCTGTATAACGAACTGCTGCTGGAGATGGCGCGCAATCAAATCTTCCTGATTAACGAACGTCAGCTTTCCGTTAACCAACAAAACTGGCTGCGCCACTACTTCAAACACTATCTGCGCCAGCACATTACCCCGATTCTGATCAACCGCGAAACCGATCTGGTCCAGTTCCTGAAGGATGATTACACCTACCTGGCGGTGGAAATTATTCGCGGTGAATCCATCCGTTACGCGCTGCTGGAGATCCCGTCCGACAAGGTGCCGCGCTTTGTGAACCTGCCGCCGGAAACTCCGCGCAGACGCAAGCCGATGATCCTGCTCGATAACATCCTGCGCTACTGTCTGGACGACATCTTCAAAGGCTTCTTCGATTACGATGCGTTAAACGCCTACTCGATGAAGATGACTCGTGACGCCGAATATGACCTGGTGCACGAGATGGAAGCCAGCCTGATGGAGCTGATGTCCTCCAGCCTGAAACAGCGCCTGACGGCTGAACCGGTGCGTTTTGTCTATCAGCGCGATATGCCGGACGCCATGGTGGAGATGCTGCGCGAGAAACTGACCATTTCGCGCTATGACTCCATCGTGCCGGGTGGCCGCTACCACAACTTTAAAGACTTTATTGGCTTTCCGAACGTCGGCAAAGCCAATCTGGTCAATAAACCGCTGCCGCGCCTGCGCCATCTGTGGTTCGATAAATTCCGCAACGGATTCGACGCCATTCGCGAACGTGACGTGCTGCTCTACTATCCGTACCACACGTTTGAGCACGTGCTGGAACTGCTGCGTCAGGCCTCGTTCGACCCGAGCGTGCTGGCGATTAAAATCAATATTTACCGCGTGGCAAAAGATTCCCGCATCATCGATGCGATGATCCACGCGGCGCACAACGCCAAAAAGGTCACCGTGGTGGTTGAGCTGCAGGCGCGCTTCGACGAAGAGGCCAACATTCACTGGGCGCGCCGTCTGACGGAAGCCGGTGTGCACGTCATCTTCTCCGCGCCGGGGCTGAAAATTCACGCCAAGCTGTTCCTGATCTCCCGTAAAGAGGGCGACGATGTGGTGCGTTATGCCCACATCGGTACCGGGAACTTTAACGAGAAAACGGCGCGAATTTATACCGACTACTCGCTCTTGACCGCCGACGCCCGCATCACTAACGAAGTGCGCCGGGTCTTTAACTTTATCGAAAACCCGTACCGTCCGGTGAGCTTCGACTATCTGCTGGTCTCGCCGCAGAACTCGCGCCGCCTGCTGTACGATATGATCGATAAAGAGATCGCCAATGCCCAGAAAGGGCTGTCGTCCGGCATCACGCTGAAGCTTAACAACCTTGTCGACAAAGGGCTGGTGGACAGGCTATATGCAGCGTCCAGCTCCGGCGTGCCGGTTAACCTGCTGATCCGCGGCATGTGCTCGCTGATCCCGGAACTGGAAGGCATCAGCGACAATATTCGTGTGATCAGCATCGTTGACCGTTACCTGGAACACGATCGGATCTATATTTTTGATAATGCGGGTGATAAACAGGTCTATCTCTCTTCGGCAGACTGGATGACGCGCAATATTGACTACCGTATTGAAGTCGCGGCACCGCTGCTGGATCCGCGTCTGAAGCAGCAGATCCTCGACATCATCGAGATTCTGTTCAGCGATACCGTGAAAGCACGCTATATCGACAAAGAACTCAGTAACCGCTATGTACCGCGCGGCAACCGCCGCAAAGTGCGGTCGCAACTGGCGATTTACGACTATATCAAATCACTCGAGCAACCCGATTAACCTATGCCGATAAATGATAAGACCCCACGCCCGCAGGAATTCGCCGCGGTCGACCTTGGCTCTAACAGTTTCCACATGGTCATCGCCCGTGAGGTGGATGGCGCGCTGCAGATCATCGGTCGTCTGAAGCAGCGCGTACATCTGGCGGATGGTCTTGATGAACGCAGCATGCTCAGCGAAGAGGCGATGGAGCGCGGGTTAAACTGCCTGTCGCTGTTTGCTGAACGCCTGCAGGGCTTCTCGCCCTCCAGCGTGTGCATCGTGGGCACCCACACCCTACGCCAGGCCCTGAACGCCCCGGAGTTCCTCAAGCGGGCCGAAAAAGTGATCCCTTACCCGATTGAGATCATCTCCGGCAACGAAGAAGCGCGTCTGATTTTCATGGGCGTTGAGCACACCCAGCCGGAAAAAGGGCGCAAGCTGGTTATCGATATCGGCGGTGGCTCAACGGAGCTGGTGATCGGCGAAGACTTTGAGCCGCGCCTGGTGGAAAGTCGCCGTATGGGCTGCGTCAGCTTCGCACAGATGTATT from Enterobacter dykesii encodes the following:
- the purM gene encoding phosphoribosylformylglycinamidine cyclo-ligase, coding for MTNKTSLSYKDAGVDIDAGNALVDRIKGVVKKTRRPEVMGGLGGFGALCALPQKYREPVLVSGTDGVGTKLRLAMDLKRHDTIGIDLVAMCVNDLVVQGAEPLFFLDYFATGKLDVDTAASVINGIAEGCLQSGCALVGGETAEMPGMYHGEDYDVAGFCVGVVEKSEIIDGSKVADGDVLIALASSGPHSNGYSLVRKILEVSGCDPLTTELDGKPLADHLLAPTRIYVKNVLELIENVDVHAIAHLTGGGFWENIPRVLPDNTQAVIDESSWQWPAVFNWLQTAGNVSSHEMYRTFNCGVGMVIALPESEADKAVKLLTEKGENAWKIGTIKASDSEQRVVIE
- the purN gene encoding phosphoribosylglycinamide formyltransferase; the protein is MKNIVVLISGNGSNLQAIIDACKQKKINGTIRAVFSNKADAFGLERAREANIPAHALEASQFAGREAFDRELVQEIDAYAPDVVVLAGYMRILSPAFVEHFAGRLLNIHPSLLPKYPGLHTHRQVLENGDEEHGTSVHFVTDELDGGPVILQAKVPVFDGDSEEDVTERVQTQEHAIYPLVVSWFVDGRLEMRDGAAWLDGVKLPPQGYAAEE
- the ppk1 gene encoding polyphosphate kinase 1; this encodes MGQEKLYIEKELSWLAFNERVLQEAADKSNPLIERMRFLGIYSNNLDEFYKVRFAELKRRIIISEEQGLNSHSRHLLGKIQSRVLKADQEFDGLYNELLLEMARNQIFLINERQLSVNQQNWLRHYFKHYLRQHITPILINRETDLVQFLKDDYTYLAVEIIRGESIRYALLEIPSDKVPRFVNLPPETPRRRKPMILLDNILRYCLDDIFKGFFDYDALNAYSMKMTRDAEYDLVHEMEASLMELMSSSLKQRLTAEPVRFVYQRDMPDAMVEMLREKLTISRYDSIVPGGRYHNFKDFIGFPNVGKANLVNKPLPRLRHLWFDKFRNGFDAIRERDVLLYYPYHTFEHVLELLRQASFDPSVLAIKINIYRVAKDSRIIDAMIHAAHNAKKVTVVVELQARFDEEANIHWARRLTEAGVHVIFSAPGLKIHAKLFLISRKEGDDVVRYAHIGTGNFNEKTARIYTDYSLLTADARITNEVRRVFNFIENPYRPVSFDYLLVSPQNSRRLLYDMIDKEIANAQKGLSSGITLKLNNLVDKGLVDRLYAASSSGVPVNLLIRGMCSLIPELEGISDNIRVISIVDRYLEHDRIYIFDNAGDKQVYLSSADWMTRNIDYRIEVAAPLLDPRLKQQILDIIEILFSDTVKARYIDKELSNRYVPRGNRRKVRSQLAIYDYIKSLEQPD